The following coding sequences are from one Paenarthrobacter ureafaciens window:
- a CDS encoding PucR family transcriptional regulator, whose translation MIRLQLTEAQMRVSDLVDDPDLKIALRVPGNPGRLARPIVWCAPTEHMDPTPFLSVNALVLTNGMGLNVKDYRIWDAYVERLMAVPVSGLVFGLGAAHSELPAGLVEACEVHGLPLLELPPEVPFVLVMRHVEHVIATERYEELRSGWELADECTRLAAEGRSLATVLERVAAFVDARVTVVDDVGFELIGAGDAAGGTARTTLRIPSGESQRFRLMIEGIKSTVVLQPILGPVAAVIAMQLSYTLGSRSPLHSREAARFMEALYDGGVRPGQLKKLAAETGFDPDDSWGSVLIGASKDIPRLKLRAIAWRARVGLESNFGIVRFMEEKGLTTLLVQQKRATPPLFDMVKDFFKDAPELSVLVTESSTLNELPLALSLARRHVGKPGVRTAPLADLAGIVQGLPSAGLVSMSERLLAPLAADGGSALRETLACYLRHSGSSREICEELFIHRNTLSYRLRKIEDLLGLDLSDGEVRATCLLALSIVAANA comes from the coding sequence ATGATCCGCCTGCAACTGACGGAGGCCCAAATGCGTGTTTCGGACTTGGTGGACGACCCCGACCTCAAGATCGCCCTTCGTGTCCCGGGGAACCCGGGCCGCCTTGCCAGGCCCATCGTCTGGTGCGCCCCCACCGAGCACATGGACCCCACACCGTTCCTGAGCGTCAACGCCTTGGTGCTGACCAACGGCATGGGCCTCAACGTGAAGGACTACCGGATCTGGGACGCTTATGTGGAGCGGCTGATGGCGGTGCCGGTTTCCGGGCTTGTCTTCGGGCTGGGGGCAGCGCACAGCGAGCTTCCTGCCGGCCTGGTGGAGGCCTGCGAAGTTCACGGACTGCCTCTGCTGGAGCTGCCACCCGAGGTGCCGTTCGTGCTGGTCATGCGGCACGTGGAGCACGTCATTGCCACCGAACGGTATGAGGAACTGCGGTCCGGGTGGGAGTTGGCGGATGAATGTACCCGGCTCGCTGCCGAGGGCCGCTCGCTGGCAACGGTCCTGGAGCGCGTTGCCGCTTTCGTCGACGCGCGGGTGACGGTGGTGGACGACGTCGGCTTCGAACTTATCGGGGCCGGGGACGCAGCGGGAGGTACTGCGCGCACAACCCTGCGCATCCCCAGCGGAGAGTCGCAACGGTTCCGGCTGATGATTGAGGGCATCAAGAGCACTGTGGTTTTGCAGCCGATCCTTGGTCCCGTGGCGGCCGTGATCGCGATGCAGCTGAGCTACACCCTGGGCTCGCGGTCGCCTCTCCACTCGAGGGAGGCGGCCCGCTTCATGGAAGCACTGTACGACGGCGGCGTCCGGCCCGGGCAGCTGAAGAAGCTCGCTGCGGAAACCGGGTTTGATCCCGACGATTCCTGGGGTTCCGTGCTCATCGGGGCCTCCAAGGACATTCCGCGCCTGAAATTGCGGGCCATCGCGTGGCGGGCCAGGGTAGGGCTCGAAAGCAATTTCGGCATTGTTCGTTTCATGGAGGAGAAAGGCCTCACCACCCTGTTGGTGCAGCAGAAGCGAGCCACGCCACCGCTGTTCGACATGGTCAAGGACTTCTTCAAGGACGCGCCTGAACTTTCCGTACTCGTCACGGAAAGCTCGACGCTGAACGAGCTTCCGCTGGCCCTCAGCCTCGCCCGACGGCACGTTGGTAAGCCCGGTGTCCGGACCGCCCCGCTCGCAGACCTTGCCGGGATCGTCCAAGGGCTGCCGAGCGCGGGACTGGTCTCGATGTCCGAACGCCTGCTGGCGCCTTTGGCGGCCGACGGCGGCAGTGCCCTGCGTGAAACCCTCGCCTGCTACTTGCGGCACAGCGGGAGTTCCCGCGAAATCTGCGAGGAACTGTTCATCCATCGGAACACCCTGAGCTACCGGCTCCGTAAGATCGAGGACCTGCTGGGGCTGGACCTGTCCGACGGAGAAGTCAGGGCGACGTGCCTGCTCGCGCTGAGTATCGTCGCCGCCAATGCGTGA
- a CDS encoding amidohydrolase family protein codes for MCNHDHTSAPTPKSELPRRGVLAGAAALAGISVAGLAAQMVSAPPALADNPNSGPNYPGKALTTQALIIEGGTVVDPKTGDAVADGVVVLDGGKVAAVGSRDETRKAVAAVVQRARVLNATGRWVLPGLVDAHVHANALADARLLLQSGATSVRSGSSSFYQDIALAAVPSWSPGISPRMTAAGLFISPDQGDSLLADPDLAPLAMLKNGVTETQDLAYLTRVNIKRGAEVIKTRANPRAGLPEQDPRELVYDVEQIGAIVKAAKGAGVLCHAYSAEGIDGAVRAGVRSIEHGVFVSEATIHDMARRGTYFTPTMDAITSMATSANPILAARGKEYTPILQAAVRAAKDAGVTIIAGTDSFGTDVTPIGTEVRLLSEAGLTPLEALQAATTNAARLLGRGDAVGRLVRGSLADVVIVDADPLTDGSALEKVSTVVAQGAVVRTNL; via the coding sequence ATGTGCAACCACGACCACACCTCAGCACCCACGCCAAAAAGTGAGCTGCCCCGCCGCGGAGTCCTCGCCGGAGCTGCCGCGCTGGCAGGAATCTCGGTAGCCGGGCTCGCCGCCCAGATGGTCTCGGCTCCCCCGGCCCTGGCCGACAACCCCAATTCAGGCCCGAACTACCCGGGCAAGGCCCTCACCACCCAGGCCCTGATCATCGAAGGCGGAACGGTGGTCGACCCCAAGACCGGCGACGCCGTGGCTGACGGCGTCGTGGTTCTCGACGGCGGCAAAGTGGCTGCCGTCGGTAGCCGCGACGAAACGCGCAAGGCCGTTGCCGCCGTCGTACAGCGTGCCCGTGTCCTCAACGCAACGGGTCGGTGGGTCCTTCCCGGCCTTGTGGACGCGCACGTCCATGCCAACGCGCTGGCCGATGCCCGACTCCTGCTCCAAAGCGGCGCCACCAGCGTCCGCAGCGGTTCAAGCTCCTTCTACCAGGACATCGCTTTGGCTGCCGTACCGTCCTGGTCTCCGGGCATCTCGCCACGGATGACAGCCGCCGGCCTCTTCATTTCACCGGACCAGGGCGACTCGCTGTTGGCCGACCCGGACCTGGCCCCCTTGGCGATGCTCAAGAACGGCGTGACGGAGACCCAGGATCTGGCCTACCTGACCCGGGTCAACATTAAACGCGGCGCTGAAGTGATCAAGACCCGGGCCAACCCGCGGGCGGGCCTTCCCGAACAGGACCCCCGCGAACTGGTGTACGACGTGGAGCAGATCGGGGCAATCGTCAAAGCCGCCAAGGGCGCCGGAGTGCTATGCCACGCGTACAGTGCTGAAGGCATCGACGGCGCCGTCCGGGCCGGCGTGCGCAGCATCGAACACGGTGTGTTCGTCAGCGAAGCAACCATCCACGACATGGCCCGCCGCGGAACATACTTCACGCCCACCATGGATGCGATCACCAGCATGGCCACGTCCGCCAACCCGATCCTCGCCGCCCGGGGCAAGGAATACACGCCCATCCTCCAAGCTGCCGTCCGCGCCGCCAAGGACGCGGGCGTGACGATCATTGCCGGCACCGACTCGTTCGGTACCGACGTCACTCCGATCGGCACCGAGGTCCGGTTGCTGTCGGAGGCCGGCCTGACCCCGCTGGAAGCCTTGCAGGCCGCCACCACCAACGCCGCACGGCTGCTTGGCCGTGGCGACGCCGTCGGCCGCCTTGTACGGGGCTCGCTCGCCGACGTCGTCATTGTCGACGCCGATCCCCTGACCGACGGTTCGGCGCTCGAGAAGGTGAGCACCGTCGTCGCACAAGGCGCAGTGGTGCGTACCAACCTCTAG
- the pxpA gene encoding 5-oxoprolinase subunit PxpA yields MQTNVTSSTSAPSPAKTVLLNSDMGEGVGLHEFGNDEQLMSIIDVANVACGYHAGDPDVMNRTVELAAEHGVAVGAHPGLPDPVGFGRRRMVLRPEEVESIILYQTGALTAFLAKHGLPLNHIKPHGALYGMLAGDEELMAAAAGTAKLFGVPFFGLAGTAHESVCKAMGVDFVPELYVDLNYGPAGELLIQRRPEPTDPDAAAHRVQKALDGGPVLAVDGTELDITFGSICVHSDAPNSVAVASAVRAVLNAR; encoded by the coding sequence ATGCAAACGAATGTGACCTCAAGCACTTCTGCGCCCAGCCCTGCGAAGACCGTGCTCCTGAACTCGGACATGGGCGAAGGCGTGGGCCTCCACGAGTTTGGCAATGACGAGCAGCTGATGAGCATCATCGATGTTGCCAACGTGGCCTGCGGCTACCACGCCGGCGATCCGGACGTCATGAACCGGACCGTGGAGCTTGCCGCGGAACACGGCGTGGCCGTGGGCGCCCACCCCGGGCTCCCTGACCCTGTGGGATTCGGCCGTCGCCGAATGGTGCTGCGTCCGGAGGAAGTCGAATCCATCATCCTCTACCAGACAGGCGCACTGACGGCCTTCCTGGCGAAGCACGGCCTGCCGCTGAACCACATCAAACCGCACGGCGCGCTGTACGGCATGCTGGCCGGCGACGAGGAACTCATGGCTGCGGCCGCCGGCACTGCCAAGCTGTTCGGCGTCCCGTTTTTCGGACTCGCCGGGACCGCCCACGAGTCCGTCTGCAAGGCCATGGGCGTGGACTTCGTCCCCGAGTTGTACGTAGACCTCAACTACGGACCCGCCGGTGAGCTCTTGATCCAGCGCCGCCCCGAGCCGACCGACCCGGACGCCGCTGCCCACCGCGTGCAAAAAGCGCTCGACGGCGGTCCTGTCCTCGCCGTCGACGGCACCGAACTGGACATCACCTTCGGCAGCATCTGCGTCCACTCCGATGCTCCCAACTCCGTTGCCGTTGCCTCTGCCGTGCGCGCAGTGCTCAACGCCCGCTGA
- a CDS encoding adenosine deaminase produces METIGEKTTTTAPPVAELHLHIEGTLQPELIFSLAERNGIDLPYQDIDELREKYEFRDLQSFLDLYYANMAVLQTEQDFTDMTCDYLKRAAAGGVRHAEIMMDPQAHVSRGVALETCVNGVAKALATSKEDFGVSTMLIAAFLRDMPEDSALDVLEQLLDMNAPIAGIGLDSAEVGNPPSKFERLYQRAGEAGLRRIAHAGEEGPASYITEALDLLHVERIDHGIRCMEDTEVVQRLVAEQVPLTVCPLSNVRLRAVDKLEDHPLPEMLAIGLNVSVNSDDPAYFGGYVDDNYQQLVKVHGFSVPEQATLAANSIRSSFASDQRKAELLEEVTQWVKESLPPQ; encoded by the coding sequence GTGGAAACTATTGGCGAGAAAACGACGACGACGGCGCCCCCGGTTGCCGAACTGCACCTGCACATCGAAGGGACTCTCCAGCCCGAGCTGATCTTCTCCCTGGCTGAACGCAACGGGATCGACCTTCCGTACCAGGACATCGACGAACTGCGCGAGAAGTACGAGTTCAGGGACCTCCAGTCCTTCCTGGACCTCTACTACGCAAACATGGCTGTCCTGCAGACCGAGCAGGATTTCACGGACATGACCTGTGACTACTTGAAGCGGGCCGCGGCCGGTGGCGTACGCCATGCGGAGATCATGATGGACCCTCAGGCACACGTGTCCCGTGGTGTGGCTTTGGAGACCTGCGTGAACGGCGTGGCCAAAGCGCTGGCAACGTCCAAGGAGGATTTCGGCGTTTCTACGATGCTCATTGCCGCCTTCCTGAGGGACATGCCCGAGGACTCCGCGTTGGACGTGCTGGAGCAGCTCCTTGACATGAACGCACCGATCGCCGGCATCGGGCTGGACTCCGCAGAGGTGGGCAATCCGCCGTCGAAATTTGAGCGACTCTACCAGCGCGCCGGCGAGGCGGGCCTGCGGAGGATCGCGCACGCGGGTGAGGAGGGTCCGGCGTCGTACATCACCGAGGCCTTGGACCTCCTGCACGTCGAGCGGATCGACCACGGCATCCGGTGCATGGAGGACACTGAGGTCGTGCAGCGGCTGGTTGCCGAACAGGTGCCGTTGACCGTGTGCCCCTTGTCAAACGTCCGGCTCCGGGCTGTGGACAAACTCGAAGACCATCCCTTGCCGGAAATGCTCGCCATCGGCCTGAACGTTAGTGTTAACTCCGATGATCCCGCGTACTTCGGCGGCTACGTGGACGACAACTACCAGCAACTGGTGAAAGTCCACGGCTTCTCCGTACCGGAGCAGGCGACTCTGGCGGCGAACTCCATCCGGAGTTCGTTCGCGAGCGATCAGCGCAAAGCGGAGTTGCTGGAGGAAGTCACCCAGTGGGTCAAGGAGTCGCTGCCGCCGCAGTGA
- a CDS encoding MSMEG_6728 family protein — MQTFLPFADFRESAAALDTSRLGKQRVEALQVLRALVIPEYGWQNHPAVRMWMGHVPALTMYGLAMVDEWVKRGHPDNTRDNIAEFAPQAAHPDYAAKIPMPWWLGEEELHLSHRSKLAGKDPKHYRELFPGIEERLDYVWPEPRHEFHPEDPEEDRLWIVRAPVGELRPEQLETVSLPPHGKARPVASPDEYQFVYEEEKSRRNLGAPKKRPVQREKKPTRKRAAQDQAFSTLPGKTEVAVPFDGGQTFAVGLIQGRPITVEGRFARNFEVTNVIKRSDFDYPALLQDPRVFFPVPAPAQ; from the coding sequence ATGCAGACTTTCCTCCCCTTCGCCGATTTCCGTGAGAGCGCCGCCGCGCTGGACACCTCAAGGCTCGGCAAGCAGCGCGTCGAAGCCCTCCAAGTGCTCCGCGCATTGGTCATCCCTGAGTACGGCTGGCAGAACCACCCCGCTGTGCGCATGTGGATGGGCCACGTTCCCGCCCTCACCATGTACGGGCTGGCGATGGTGGATGAATGGGTCAAGCGTGGGCACCCGGACAACACCCGTGACAACATCGCGGAGTTCGCGCCGCAGGCTGCGCACCCTGACTATGCCGCCAAGATCCCCATGCCGTGGTGGCTTGGCGAGGAAGAACTGCACCTCAGCCACCGGTCCAAGCTGGCGGGCAAGGACCCCAAGCACTACCGCGAACTCTTCCCGGGGATCGAGGAACGGCTGGATTACGTCTGGCCCGAGCCGCGGCACGAATTCCACCCCGAGGACCCCGAAGAGGACCGGCTCTGGATCGTCCGCGCACCCGTGGGTGAGCTCCGGCCGGAGCAACTGGAGACCGTGAGCCTGCCCCCGCACGGGAAGGCGCGCCCCGTCGCCAGCCCGGACGAGTACCAGTTCGTGTACGAGGAAGAGAAGTCCCGCCGCAACCTCGGCGCGCCGAAGAAGCGTCCGGTGCAGCGGGAGAAGAAGCCCACGCGTAAGCGCGCCGCCCAGGACCAGGCCTTCAGCACGCTCCCCGGTAAAACGGAGGTCGCAGTCCCGTTCGACGGTGGACAGACGTTCGCTGTCGGGCTCATCCAAGGCCGGCCCATCACGGTTGAGGGCCGTTTCGCCCGCAACTTCGAGGTCACCAACGTGATCAAGCGCTCCGACTTCGACTACCCCGCACTGCTGCAGGACCCCCGCGTGTTCTTCCCGGTTCCCGCACCCGCGCAGTAA
- a CDS encoding purine-cytosine permease family protein produces the protein MSYANYVMPEARRAPRWSLTMAWWALFSAMFWIYVAVASANAVGTVNTIIGMVLTIATYGIINLVLSRYAARTGLTVELLSRTLFGIVGSALASLIFAATAIYYAVFEGSIIAVAFQKFFGGEITMWYAIVVIYALPLVAGGVQNWLDRLNGWLLPLYFAGLVAVVVAATAIRGVPVGFPEGIADGPVPGWLTSYLIYMGVWIMMMYTFDYARMARKQDEKFHGRITFGWVFYAFTFGINGLVGIYIMSAWGLEGTETGVVDAFISSLGIFGVLVIFISQTRINTANYYLASSNLDAFATRVFRLALPRWVWVIVAGAIAYLLMLTNVLSYLLKALAWQGVFVTAWVAIALVYIALNRHKINEVPEIRRERLSAFSPGTVAWILASGVGIYLTEQTAAPVLAQLAPLITVALAAGSYVVAYRLRKPPAMDISEDVHLDEEQLV, from the coding sequence TTGTCCTACGCAAATTACGTCATGCCGGAAGCACGCCGTGCTCCGCGCTGGTCCCTGACCATGGCCTGGTGGGCTCTTTTCTCGGCCATGTTCTGGATCTATGTGGCCGTTGCCTCCGCAAACGCGGTCGGCACCGTCAACACCATCATCGGCATGGTCCTCACCATCGCCACCTACGGCATCATCAACCTGGTCCTTTCCAGGTATGCGGCCAGGACGGGGCTCACAGTGGAGCTCCTCTCCCGGACGCTGTTTGGAATCGTCGGCTCAGCGCTGGCTTCCCTGATCTTCGCGGCTACGGCCATCTACTACGCAGTGTTCGAGGGATCCATCATCGCGGTGGCGTTCCAGAAGTTCTTCGGCGGTGAGATCACCATGTGGTACGCCATCGTGGTGATCTACGCCCTTCCCCTGGTGGCAGGTGGGGTGCAGAACTGGCTTGACCGGCTCAACGGTTGGTTGCTGCCGCTGTACTTCGCCGGGCTGGTGGCCGTGGTGGTCGCGGCCACGGCGATCCGCGGTGTTCCGGTCGGTTTCCCCGAGGGCATCGCCGACGGTCCCGTTCCGGGCTGGCTGACGTCCTATCTGATCTACATGGGTGTGTGGATCATGATGATGTACACGTTCGACTACGCCCGCATGGCCCGCAAGCAGGACGAGAAGTTCCACGGCCGAATCACTTTTGGCTGGGTCTTCTACGCCTTCACGTTCGGCATCAACGGCCTGGTGGGCATCTACATCATGAGCGCGTGGGGGCTGGAAGGGACCGAGACCGGGGTGGTGGACGCCTTCATCTCATCCCTGGGAATTTTCGGGGTCCTCGTCATCTTCATTTCGCAAACCCGCATCAACACGGCCAACTACTATCTGGCCTCGTCCAACCTGGATGCCTTTGCCACCCGCGTGTTCCGCCTGGCCCTTCCCCGGTGGGTGTGGGTAATCGTTGCCGGCGCCATTGCCTACCTGTTGATGCTCACCAACGTGTTGTCGTACCTGCTCAAAGCATTGGCATGGCAGGGTGTTTTCGTCACCGCCTGGGTAGCTATCGCCTTGGTCTACATCGCCCTGAACCGGCACAAGATCAACGAAGTCCCGGAGATCCGCCGGGAACGGTTGTCCGCCTTCAGCCCGGGAACCGTGGCATGGATCCTTGCGTCCGGAGTCGGCATCTACCTGACCGAACAAACAGCGGCACCCGTGTTGGCGCAGCTGGCGCCGCTCATCACAGTGGCCCTTGCGGCAGGCAGCTATGTGGTGGCCTACCGCCTGAGGAAGCCGCCCGCCATGGATATCTCGGAAGACGTCCATCTGGATGAGGAGCAACTCGTCTAG
- a CDS encoding ArsR/SmtB family transcription factor, with translation MDLVFKALADPTRRELLDELFREDGQTLSALGARFEMTRFGIAKHLKLLEEAGLVVTRRRGREKLHFLNPVPIRLIHDRWVSKYAEPWAAALSDLKSRLESPMEKIFEIYIKTTPERLWEAITTSEIRSKYQFGNTFTSDWTPGGKFQMHNVKADAPLGEGENIEVDPPRRLVQTMTALWGEDVKAEGTSRITWEIEPVGDSCHLTVTHDQLREGANDQLYGGWPMILSGLKTWLETGETLTTPGSLMYA, from the coding sequence ATGGACCTAGTGTTCAAAGCCCTCGCTGATCCAACCCGTCGGGAATTGCTCGACGAGTTGTTCCGCGAGGACGGGCAGACCCTCTCTGCCTTGGGAGCCCGGTTCGAGATGACCCGTTTCGGCATCGCCAAGCACCTCAAGCTGCTGGAAGAGGCAGGCCTTGTGGTGACCCGCCGTCGGGGGCGTGAAAAACTGCACTTCCTGAATCCGGTACCCATCCGGCTCATCCACGATCGTTGGGTGAGCAAATATGCGGAGCCATGGGCCGCTGCCCTCAGCGACCTCAAATCCAGATTGGAAAGTCCCATGGAAAAGATCTTCGAGATTTACATCAAGACCACCCCGGAGCGGCTCTGGGAGGCCATCACCACCAGCGAGATCCGCAGCAAGTACCAGTTCGGAAACACGTTCACCTCGGACTGGACCCCTGGCGGGAAGTTCCAGATGCACAACGTGAAAGCGGATGCCCCCCTCGGCGAGGGTGAGAACATCGAGGTGGATCCCCCGCGTCGGCTGGTTCAGACCATGACCGCACTGTGGGGCGAGGACGTGAAGGCTGAAGGCACGTCGCGCATCACGTGGGAGATCGAGCCGGTGGGCGACTCGTGCCATCTCACCGTGACCCACGATCAACTCCGCGAAGGCGCCAACGACCAACTGTACGGCGGCTGGCCCATGATTCTCTCCGGCTTGAAGACCTGGCTGGAAACCGGTGAAACCCTGACTACCCCGGGCTCGTTGATGTACGCCTGA
- a CDS encoding SDR family oxidoreductase: protein MPNTNDHNDVATSATAPQLNVVVAGSTSAAGQTVVKALVALGARVAAVDLDAARLEALAENLDGVTPYTCNLANREAVEKLAASVRNDLGHVDGLIHLVGGWRGGEGITGQKDEDWDVLHTSIMTTLRNTSRAFYADLEASPRGRLAIVSATSAAKPTAGGAAYSAIKAASEAWVLGVADGFNAAQSGHKTEPKEQTSAATVFVVKALLDDAMKEAAPHRKFPGYTHVNALAEHIAALFAAPAADINGTRQHLS, encoded by the coding sequence GTGCCCAACACGAACGACCACAACGACGTGGCAACCTCTGCAACCGCCCCGCAGCTCAACGTAGTCGTGGCCGGTTCCACAAGCGCTGCAGGGCAAACGGTGGTCAAGGCGCTCGTCGCGCTGGGAGCGCGGGTGGCCGCCGTCGATCTCGACGCCGCACGCCTTGAAGCGCTTGCGGAAAACCTCGACGGCGTGACGCCCTACACCTGCAATCTCGCCAACCGCGAGGCAGTGGAAAAGCTTGCGGCCTCGGTCCGAAATGACCTTGGGCACGTGGACGGACTCATCCACCTGGTGGGCGGCTGGCGTGGCGGCGAAGGCATCACGGGCCAGAAAGATGAGGACTGGGACGTCCTCCACACCAGCATCATGACCACGTTGCGCAACACTTCGCGCGCTTTCTACGCCGACCTGGAAGCTTCCCCGCGAGGCAGGCTGGCAATCGTGTCGGCCACGAGCGCGGCCAAGCCCACGGCGGGCGGCGCTGCGTACTCGGCCATCAAGGCAGCCTCGGAAGCGTGGGTCCTGGGAGTTGCAGACGGTTTCAACGCAGCACAGTCCGGCCACAAAACCGAGCCCAAGGAACAGACCTCGGCGGCAACCGTCTTCGTGGTGAAGGCACTGCTGGATGACGCCATGAAGGAAGCGGCCCCGCACCGCAAATTCCCCGGCTACACGCACGTCAACGCTCTCGCCGAACACATCGCGGCGCTCTTCGCCGCTCCCGCGGCGGACATCAACGGCACCCGCCAGCACCTCAGCTAG
- a CDS encoding VOC family protein: protein MDQRLHFITFATQDLNRARTFYQDGLGWEPLLDVPGEIIFFQVAPGQVLGLFDAGKFDQDLASGATTAGVSGVTLSHNVGSQEEVVATIEELVAAGGTVLKPAQAGAFGGIFHGHVQDPNGIVWEIGYNPGWRIEEDGTVVFG, encoded by the coding sequence ATGGACCAGCGACTGCACTTCATCACGTTTGCCACGCAGGACCTCAACCGGGCCCGGACCTTCTACCAGGACGGGCTCGGTTGGGAGCCCCTCCTGGATGTGCCCGGGGAGATCATCTTCTTCCAGGTTGCACCCGGCCAGGTACTGGGCCTCTTCGACGCCGGGAAATTCGACCAGGACCTCGCCTCAGGCGCAACAACCGCCGGTGTCAGCGGGGTGACCCTTTCACACAACGTCGGAAGCCAGGAAGAAGTGGTCGCCACCATCGAGGAGCTCGTCGCAGCCGGCGGCACCGTGCTGAAGCCCGCGCAGGCAGGGGCATTCGGCGGCATCTTCCACGGGCACGTCCAGGATCCGAACGGCATCGTGTGGGAAATCGGCTACAACCCCGGCTGGAGGATCGAGGAGGACGGTACGGTAGTCTTCGGCTGA
- a CDS encoding ANTAR domain-containing response regulator, with amino-acid sequence MVNPHPEQEALQNGYFLDLVLGSEDVEAFLTDLAIFSAESLSHPDSPVFCGITVLRKKRAATVATSHDRARVMDDLQNDFDSPCRTAMDQMGSVLVPDLAREYRWPEYVAAASSQGVRCILSVPLLVEGDTRAALNLYSERANDFTEADIERAEVFASHASKSLRLALKIAQLSDARNDLAAAMQSRTVIDLAVGAIMAQNHCSQEEAFTILRTASSNRNIKLRHLAQSIIAAVSSGKVTTHFEE; translated from the coding sequence ATGGTCAACCCCCACCCCGAGCAGGAAGCTCTCCAGAATGGATACTTTCTGGATCTTGTCCTCGGTAGTGAAGATGTCGAGGCGTTCCTAACGGACTTGGCAATTTTCTCGGCAGAGAGTCTCTCCCACCCCGACTCGCCGGTTTTTTGCGGCATCACCGTCCTGCGAAAAAAGCGCGCCGCCACAGTTGCCACCAGCCACGATCGCGCCCGGGTGATGGATGACCTCCAGAACGACTTCGATAGTCCATGCCGCACTGCCATGGATCAGATGGGTTCAGTCCTGGTGCCGGATCTCGCGCGTGAATACCGCTGGCCGGAGTATGTGGCTGCTGCATCAAGCCAAGGTGTGCGCTGCATCCTGAGTGTTCCGCTCCTCGTTGAGGGAGATACACGGGCAGCGCTCAACCTTTACTCGGAGCGCGCCAATGACTTCACCGAAGCCGACATCGAACGGGCCGAGGTTTTCGCGTCCCACGCTTCCAAGTCACTTCGGCTGGCCCTGAAGATTGCCCAGCTGAGCGACGCCCGCAACGACCTCGCTGCGGCGATGCAGTCGCGCACCGTGATCGATCTTGCCGTGGGCGCCATCATGGCCCAGAACCACTGCAGCCAGGAGGAGGCCTTCACCATTCTGCGGACGGCCTCCAGCAACCGGAACATCAAGCTCCGCCATCTGGCCCAGTCGATCATCGCGGCCGTGTCCTCTGGCAAGGTCACGACGCACTTCGAGGAGTAG
- a CDS encoding acylphosphatase: MAADAVRLTARVSGVVQGVGFRYRTARKADELLLTGTVRNLSDGTVEVVAEGPRHDVQRLLDWLDSSHAPGRVERVDSELSEATGEFAGFGIAG; encoded by the coding sequence ATGGCAGCAGATGCAGTGAGGCTCACCGCGCGTGTTTCCGGCGTGGTCCAGGGGGTTGGTTTTCGCTACCGGACGGCCCGTAAGGCCGACGAGCTGCTGCTCACGGGCACGGTCCGCAACCTCTCCGACGGCACAGTGGAAGTTGTTGCCGAGGGCCCGCGCCACGACGTCCAACGGCTCCTGGACTGGCTGGATTCTTCCCACGCGCCCGGCCGTGTGGAGCGCGTGGACTCGGAGTTGTCCGAGGCCACGGGCGAATTCGCAGGGTTTGGGATAGCCGGCTAG